One window of the Vigna radiata var. radiata cultivar VC1973A chromosome 1, Vradiata_ver6, whole genome shotgun sequence genome contains the following:
- the LOC106773447 gene encoding ultraviolet-B receptor UVR8: MDSHSCIIAWGSGEDGQLGIGNNEEKEWVCLVEALQPHRFRSVVAGSRNSLAIGEDGKLFTWGWNQRGTLGHPAESKSENKIENIPSQVKALSSVKIVQAAIGGWHCLAVDDQGRAYAWGGNEYGQCGEEPERKDDTGKPLRRDIEIPQRCAPKLVVRQVAAGGTHSVVLTCEGHVWTWGQPWPPGDIKQISVPVRVQGLESVRLIAVGAFHNLALQEDGTLWAWGNNEYGQLGTGDTQPRSQPIPVQGLSDLTLVDIAAGGWHSTALTDEGEVYGWGRGEHGRLGFGDSDKSSKMVPQKVQLLAGEDIVQVSCGGTHSVALTRDGRMFSFGRGDHGRLGYGRKVTTGQPMEVPINLPPPHNLTATEAEGHWIAKLVACGGRHTLAIVQWKNRSS, encoded by the exons ATGGATTCCCATTCCTGTATTATTGCATG GGGCTCTGGTGAAGATGGTCAACTTGGAATCGGCAACAACGAAGAGAAAGAATGGGTCTGTCTCGTCGAAGCTCTCCAACCTCACCGTTTCCGCTCCGTCGTTGCCGGCAGCAGAAACTCCCTCGCCATCGGTGAGGACGGCAAG TTGTTCACTTGGGGTTGGAACCAAAGGGGCACACTTGGTCATCCAGCTGAGAGTAAGTCTGAGAACAAGATTGAGAACATTCCCAGCCAGGTCAAGGCTCTTTCCAGTGTTAAGATTGTCCAG GCGGCTATTGGGGGATGGCACTGTTTGGCTGTTGATGATCAGGGCAGAGCTTATGCCTGGG GTGGAAATGAATATGGGCAGTGTGGTGAAGAACCTGAACGCAAGGATGATACTGGCAAACCTTTAAGGAGAGATATAGAGATCCCTCAACGCTGTGCTCCTAAGCTTGTTGTGCGGCAG GTTGCTGCAGGAGGAACTCACTCCGTGGTACTTACGTGTGAAGGCCATGTTTGGACATGGGGTCAGCCATGGCCTCCTGGTGAcat AAAACAGATTTCAGTTCCTGTTCGGGTTCAAGGTCTTGAAAGTGTGAGGCTCATTGCTGTTGGAGCATTTCATAATTTGGCTCTTCAAGAGGATGGAACTTTATGGGCATGGGGAAATAATGAATATGGACAACTTGGAACTGGAGATACTCAGCCTAGATCACAACCCATTCCTGTTCAAGGACTTTCTGATCTTACTCTG GTTGATATTGCAGCTGGTGGATGGCATTCTACTGCATTGACCGATGAAGGAGAG GTATATGGCTGGGGAAGGGGGGAACATGGCAGGCTTGGGTTTGGTGATAGTGACAAGAGCAGTAAAATGGTACCCCAGAAGGTTCAACTTTTAGCTGGAGAAGATATTGTGCAG GTATCCTGTGGAGGTACTCACTCAGTGGCATTAACCCGCGATGGCCGCATGTTTTCT TTTGGTAGAGGTGACCATGGACGTCTTGGATATGGTAGGAAAGTGACGACTGGTCAACCAATGGAGGTACCTATAAACCTTCCTCCTCCACACAACCTCACTGCCACTGAAGCTGAGGGACATTGGATAGCCAAACTTGTTGCCTGTGGTGGCAGACATACCTTGGCAATAGTACAATGGAAAAACAGATCATCTTAA
- the LOC106758379 gene encoding uncharacterized protein LOC106758379, with protein sequence MAPWAIPPCPYPSNSWTRPIMGQQQRQQPCQQPDVLGPRPPQAYTAAPPSTDIVAAMHTLGIHPPYENWYMDTGATSHMTSAQGTLSSYVNTSNTHGLIVCNGHSIPIHGYGHTKLSSPYPPLSLNNVLHAPQLVKNLVSVRKFTTDNFVFVEFDPFGFSVKDFLTGRPVMTCESQGELYPITNPTLSSTFAVVAPSLWHDRLGHPGTPILNSLRKNKLINCTPIKNFCIFHSCPLGKHVKLSFYASNSCTVMAFDIIHSDLWTSPVLSSSGHRY encoded by the coding sequence ATGGCTCCATGGGCTATACCTCCTTGTCCGTACCCTTCTAATTCATGGACCAGGCCCATCATGGGACAGCAGCAGCGTCAGCAGCCTTGTCAGCAGCCTGATGTACTTGGGCCCAGGCCTCCGCAAGCCTACACCGCAGCACCACCTTCAACCGATATAGTGGCCGCAATGCATACTCTCGGCATCCATCCTCCATATGAAAATTGGTACATGGACACTGGTGCCACTTCTCACATGACATCCGCACAAGGTACCCTCTCGTCTTATGTTAATACGAGCAACACACATGGTTTAATTGTTTGTAATGGTCATTCAATTCCAATTCATGGTTATGGTCACACCAAATTATCTTCCCCATATCCTCCCTTATCCTTAAACAATGTCCTTCATGCTCCTCAACTTGTTAAAAACCTGGTGTCAGTTAGAAAGTTTACCACTGATaactttgtttttgttgaatttgatcCGTTTGGATTTTCTGTGAAGGATTTTCTGACGGGGAGGCCAGTAATGACGTGTGAGAGTCAGGGCGAGCTTTATCCCATCACCAACCCTACGCTTTCATCTACATTTGCTGTTGTTGCACCATCTCTTTGGCATGATCGTTTGGGTCACCCGGGAACACCTATTTTGAACTCCCTCAGGaagaataaattgattaattgtACTCCCATTAagaatttttgtattttccaTTCATGTCCTCTTGGAAAACATGTTAAGTTGTCATTTTATGCTTCAAATTCTTGTACTGTTATGGCTTTTGATATTATCCATAGTGACCTTTGGACGTCACCTGTTTTGAGTTCCTCGGGTCATCGATATTAA